In Synechococcus sp. PCC 6312, one genomic interval encodes:
- a CDS encoding glucose-1-phosphate adenylyltransferase yields MKRVLAIILGGGAGTRLYPLTKRRAKPAVPLAGKYRLIDIPVSNCINSELTSIYVLTQFNSASLNRHIARTYTFPSLTGGFVEVLAAQQTPENPNWFQGTADAVRQYLWLLSDWDVDQYLILSGDHLYRMDYRQFVQRHIDTNADITLSVLPVDEQAAQGFGLIKVKESGQVIDFTEKPKGDVLKSMAVDTTRFGLSPDVAQRKPYMASMGIYVFNRQVLVDVLKEMPDATDFGKEIIPAAARHRNVQTYLFDGYWEDIGTIESFYDANLALTRQPQPPFSFYDENAPIYTRPRYLPPSKLLSCNITESIISEGCILKECQVHHSVLGVRSRVESGCVIDHALIMGSDFYQPLSERNVSYDQNKVPIGIGANSIIRRAIVDKNACIGRNVKIINKDRVEESNREEVGFYIRSGIVVVLKNAVIPDDTVI; encoded by the coding sequence ATGAAGAGAGTCTTGGCGATTATTCTCGGTGGTGGAGCAGGCACACGCTTATATCCCCTGACAAAACGGCGGGCCAAACCAGCAGTGCCTTTAGCCGGTAAATATCGCCTCATTGATATTCCAGTCAGTAATTGCATCAATTCAGAATTGACGAGCATCTATGTCCTAACTCAGTTTAATTCCGCCTCCTTAAATCGCCACATCGCCCGCACCTACACGTTTCCCAGTCTTACGGGTGGTTTCGTTGAAGTTTTAGCGGCCCAACAAACTCCAGAAAATCCGAATTGGTTCCAAGGCACAGCCGATGCAGTCCGGCAATACCTGTGGCTCCTCTCAGATTGGGATGTGGATCAATATTTGATTCTCTCAGGGGATCATCTTTATCGGATGGATTATCGTCAGTTTGTCCAACGTCATATTGATACCAATGCCGATATTACTCTCTCAGTTTTACCTGTGGATGAGCAGGCGGCCCAAGGGTTTGGCTTAATTAAGGTCAAGGAATCTGGGCAGGTCATTGATTTTACCGAAAAACCTAAGGGGGATGTCCTAAAGTCCATGGCGGTGGATACGACCCGGTTTGGCTTAAGCCCGGATGTGGCCCAGCGCAAGCCCTATATGGCCTCCATGGGGATTTATGTCTTTAATCGGCAGGTCTTGGTTGATGTCCTCAAAGAAATGCCCGATGCTACAGACTTTGGGAAGGAAATTATTCCAGCGGCGGCCCGGCATCGGAATGTACAAACCTATCTCTTTGATGGTTACTGGGAAGATATTGGGACAATTGAATCTTTCTATGATGCTAATTTGGCCCTGACTCGTCAGCCCCAGCCCCCGTTTAGTTTTTATGACGAAAATGCCCCGATCTACACTCGGCCTCGTTATTTACCCCCCTCGAAACTCCTCTCCTGCAACATTACTGAATCCATCATCAGTGAGGGCTGCATCCTCAAAGAATGTCAAGTCCATCACTCGGTTTTAGGGGTACGCTCTCGGGTGGAGTCCGGTTGTGTGATTGACCATGCCTTGATTATGGGATCGGACTTTTATCAACCCCTATCAGAGCGAAACGTCAGCTATGACCAAAATAAAGTTCCGATTGGGATTGGGGCTAATAGTATTATCCGGCGAGCCATTGTGGATAAAAACGCCTGTATTGGCCGGAATGTCAAAATTATCAATAAGGATCGGGTTGAAGAGTCGAATCGGGAAGAAGTGGGGTTTTATATTCGCAGTGGGATCGTAGTAGTTCTTAAAAATGCGGTAATCCCTGACGATACGGTGATTTAG
- the smc gene encoding chromosome segregation protein SMC: protein MYVKQLELTNFKSFGGTTAIPLLPGFTVVSGPNGSGKSNLLDALLFALGLAGSKGMRAERLPDLVNHSQTRRNQSVVETRVVVTFALEPHEIPQATLSTEDSPAPPTESSAHPQTLEWQVTRKLRVTKQGTYTSTYLLNDQACTLNELHNQLQQLRIYPQGYNVVLQGDVTGIISMNSKQRREIIDELAGVADFDRKINQAKEKLDTVKEREERFRIVEQELIQQRDRLQRDRVQAEKYKVLRQELETKQEWSRVLAWATVQRQIKQLQTQIKEGEKSQTQLQTQLEQLTTQINTDTKTLETLNRQVKALGEDELIKLQTQLAQKQAEQRQLERQQTELKQTQLHQAEELRNLQITLATEQTQLETLKKQQQQLETEQIQPQHQACQIALQELEASRNQAKTLNAAAQAWMQEHTQIRQEINQLATQLEPQRLEQSRLQERQSQLERQISEQTQALAEIESELAIVEDEMATADTLLAPEQAEIQRLAQQIAQLQEQLHLNQQTRDRLHREQRDKQRQLDKLEAQQLAIQETQGTQATRLILQAQLPGVIGTVAQLGRVETAYQLALEIAAGGRLGQIVVEDDSVAAAGIEILKRERGGRATFLPLTKMQSPRNLPNLNLPGLVDYALNLIEFERRLLPIFAYVFGQTLVFEDLATARRYIGQHRIVTLDGELLETSGAMSGGSRSQQSSLHFGKSEAQESNEVRELRHRLAEIDRLLGRIETDISSQQVKLQKKIQDLTEKREQLRDLDQQQNQLKTSAQALTRQQQQIQTQLSQNQSELSVTLAKFHQLTTDLPQQETRLSQLRETLAKLEESQTHNEWQTLQDQVQQKEQAWQTQDATLRGLERQKQDLIYHYQRQETQIQQHQTRIATLQQQQTQALQQATQSETEISQVLAQVNELEKQIRGLETQMGEIKQQRDQQEYQLRQAQTQQQSLQWQLQNLTETQAQKQTELKSLTEQTPPELPPELPEIPADLTLPQLQEQILNLEKRLRAMEPVNMRAIEEYEHTQTRLDELSQKLGVLDSERTEVLLRIENFTTLRHQAFQEAFDAVNINFQAIFATLSDGDGYLQLENAQDPFAGGLNLVAHPKGKPVQRLASMSGGEKSLTALSFIFALQRYRPSPFYAFDEVDMFLDGANVERLSRMIQQQAQQAQFIVVSLRRPMIEASQRTIGVTQARGQHTQVIGIKLQD, encoded by the coding sequence GTGTACGTCAAGCAACTGGAACTCACTAATTTCAAATCCTTTGGGGGGACAACGGCAATCCCTTTACTGCCTGGTTTTACGGTGGTTTCAGGCCCCAATGGATCGGGGAAATCCAATTTACTCGATGCTTTATTATTTGCCCTGGGCCTGGCGGGTTCCAAGGGAATGCGGGCCGAACGATTACCGGATCTGGTCAATCACAGTCAAACCCGGCGCAATCAAAGCGTGGTCGAAACCAGAGTCGTCGTCACCTTTGCCCTAGAACCCCACGAAATTCCCCAGGCCACGCTCTCCACGGAAGATAGTCCCGCACCACCCACCGAATCATCCGCACACCCGCAAACCTTGGAATGGCAGGTTACCCGAAAATTGCGCGTCACGAAACAGGGGACTTATACCTCGACTTATTTACTCAATGACCAGGCCTGTACCCTGAATGAACTCCACAATCAACTCCAACAACTGCGAATTTACCCCCAGGGCTATAACGTCGTGCTGCAAGGGGATGTCACCGGCATTATTTCGATGAATAGTAAGCAACGGCGGGAAATTATTGATGAGTTGGCGGGAGTGGCGGATTTTGACCGGAAAATTAACCAGGCCAAGGAAAAGCTCGACACGGTAAAAGAACGGGAAGAACGGTTTCGGATTGTCGAGCAAGAGTTAATTCAACAACGAGATCGGCTGCAACGGGATCGGGTTCAGGCGGAAAAATATAAAGTCTTACGGCAAGAGTTAGAAACCAAACAGGAATGGAGTCGAGTCTTGGCCTGGGCAACGGTACAGCGGCAAATCAAACAACTGCAAACCCAAATTAAGGAGGGCGAAAAATCCCAGACCCAGCTACAAACCCAACTGGAGCAATTAACAACTCAAATTAACACCGATACAAAGACCCTAGAAACCCTGAATCGGCAAGTCAAAGCTCTCGGGGAAGATGAACTGATTAAACTCCAAACCCAACTGGCTCAAAAACAAGCGGAACAACGGCAATTAGAACGGCAACAAACGGAACTCAAACAAACTCAACTGCACCAGGCCGAGGAACTGCGGAACTTACAAATTACCTTGGCAACAGAACAAACTCAACTCGAAACTCTCAAAAAACAGCAACAACAGTTAGAAACTGAACAAATTCAACCCCAACACCAGGCCTGTCAAATTGCCCTGCAAGAACTCGAAGCCAGTCGCAACCAAGCCAAAACCCTGAATGCTGCCGCCCAGGCCTGGATGCAAGAACATACCCAAATCCGCCAGGAAATCAACCAACTTGCAACCCAATTAGAACCTCAACGCCTCGAACAATCCCGGCTCCAAGAACGCCAAAGCCAACTGGAACGGCAAATTTCCGAGCAAACCCAGGCCCTAGCAGAAATTGAATCTGAACTGGCGATTGTGGAAGATGAAATGGCCACCGCCGACACTCTTCTAGCCCCGGAACAGGCCGAAATTCAACGCCTGGCCCAACAGATTGCCCAACTCCAAGAACAACTGCACCTGAATCAACAAACCCGCGACCGTCTGCACCGGGAACAACGGGACAAACAACGGCAACTGGACAAACTAGAAGCCCAACAACTGGCGATCCAAGAAACCCAAGGGACTCAGGCCACGCGCTTAATTCTGCAAGCTCAACTGCCTGGAGTAATTGGGACTGTGGCACAACTGGGGCGGGTCGAAACGGCCTATCAACTGGCCTTAGAAATTGCAGCGGGTGGGCGCTTAGGGCAAATTGTCGTGGAGGATGATTCTGTGGCGGCGGCGGGGATTGAAATTCTCAAACGGGAACGGGGCGGTCGGGCGACATTTTTACCCCTGACTAAAATGCAATCCCCCCGGAATTTACCCAATTTAAACCTGCCAGGCCTGGTGGATTATGCCCTGAATTTAATTGAGTTTGAACGCCGCCTCTTGCCAATTTTTGCCTATGTGTTTGGTCAGACCTTGGTGTTTGAAGATTTAGCCACTGCCCGCAGATATATTGGTCAACATCGAATCGTCACCTTGGATGGAGAACTGTTAGAAACCAGTGGGGCCATGTCGGGGGGAAGCAGATCGCAACAATCGAGTTTGCATTTTGGCAAAAGTGAAGCCCAAGAATCCAATGAGGTGCGGGAATTACGGCATCGTCTAGCGGAAATTGATCGTCTTTTGGGACGGATTGAAACCGACATTAGTAGTCAACAGGTAAAACTACAAAAAAAAATCCAAGACCTGACAGAAAAACGAGAACAACTGCGGGATTTAGATCAACAACAAAATCAACTGAAAACCTCTGCCCAGGCCCTGACCCGGCAACAGCAACAAATTCAAACCCAACTCAGTCAAAATCAATCAGAACTCAGCGTAACTTTAGCAAAATTCCACCAACTCACCACCGATTTACCCCAACAAGAAACCCGTTTAAGCCAACTCCGCGAAACCTTAGCCAAACTGGAAGAATCCCAAACCCATAATGAATGGCAAACCCTGCAAGACCAAGTCCAACAAAAAGAACAGGCCTGGCAAACTCAAGATGCAACCTTACGGGGCCTGGAGCGCCAAAAGCAGGATTTAATTTATCACTATCAACGCCAAGAAACCCAAATTCAGCAACATCAAACCCGGATTGCCACGCTCCAACAGCAACAAACCCAGGCCCTGCAACAAGCGACTCAATCTGAAACTGAAATCAGTCAAGTTTTGGCTCAAGTGAATGAGTTAGAAAAACAGATCCGGGGCCTGGAAACCCAAATGGGCGAAATTAAACAACAACGAGACCAACAGGAATATCAACTCCGCCAGGCCCAGACGCAGCAACAATCCCTTCAATGGCAACTGCAAAACTTGACGGAAACCCAGGCCCAAAAACAGACTGAACTCAAATCTTTAACCGAGCAAACCCCACCAGAACTGCCCCCCGAACTCCCCGAAATTCCCGCCGATCTGACTCTGCCCCAACTGCAAGAGCAAATTTTAAATCTAGAAAAACGCCTACGAGCGATGGAGCCGGTCAATATGCGGGCGATTGAAGAATACGAGCATACCCAAACCCGCCTCGATGAACTTAGTCAAAAACTTGGGGTTTTAGATTCGGAACGCACGGAAGTATTATTGCGAATTGAGAACTTTACCACCCTCCGCCACCAGGCCTTTCAAGAAGCATTTGATGCCGTTAATATCAACTTCCAGGCCATTTTTGCTACCCTCTCTGATGGGGATGGTTACTTACAACTGGAAAATGCCCAGGATCCCTTTGCTGGAGGCCTAAATCTTGTCGCGCATCCCAAAGGCAAACCCGTCCAACGGCTGGCATCTATGTCTGGGGGAGAAAAATCCTTAACCGCCCTGAGTTTTATCTTTGCCCTGCAACGGTATCGCCCCTCGCCCTTCTATGCCTTTGATGAAGTGGATATGTTTTTGGATGGAGCCAATGTCGAACGCCTTTCCAGAATGATTCAGCAGCAAGCCCAACAGGCCCAGTTTATTGTTGTTAGTTTGCGTCGCCCGATGATTGAAGCTTCTCAACGCACCATCGGAGTCACCCAGGCCAGGGGTCAACATACCCAAGTCATCGGGATTAAACTACAGGATTAG
- a CDS encoding Rpn family recombination-promoting nuclease/putative transposase, which produces MRRDSIFYQLFQQFPSSLFDLLPTAPPQASDYHFESITVKETAFQLDGVFLPPESGNPRVVYFCEVQFQKDEQFYERFFSEIFIYLYRFRQTLANWQAVVIYPNRQTEQTNCTLYALLLNSPQIHRIYLDELESSETTSLPVQLIQLTVIQSTEAKELAQSIVRQAKAEPPETQQAIIDLATTIIAYKFTHLTRQEVEEMLGFTTSELKNSRFYQEITAEALEQGREEGELIGQQRGRQEGEQLLVLRLLSQRFGALPPGLEAEIKSLSLDDLEELALAIFEFQKMDDIGAWLQRH; this is translated from the coding sequence ATGAGACGCGACTCCATCTTTTATCAACTCTTTCAACAATTTCCCTCTAGCCTCTTTGACTTGCTGCCCACGGCTCCCCCCCAGGCCTCGGATTATCATTTTGAATCCATCACCGTCAAAGAAACGGCTTTTCAACTGGATGGGGTCTTTCTGCCACCAGAGTCAGGGAATCCAAGAGTTGTTTACTTTTGTGAGGTGCAGTTTCAAAAAGACGAACAATTTTACGAACGATTTTTTAGTGAAATTTTTATTTACCTTTACCGTTTTCGTCAAACCTTGGCTAATTGGCAAGCTGTTGTCATTTATCCCAATCGTCAAACGGAGCAAACAAACTGCACCCTCTACGCACTTCTCCTCAATAGCCCTCAAATCCATCGAATTTATTTAGATGAACTTGAATCAAGTGAAACCACTTCTCTCCCTGTTCAACTAATTCAACTCACGGTGATTCAGTCCACAGAGGCAAAAGAATTAGCTCAAAGTATTGTCAGACAAGCGAAAGCAGAGCCACCGGAAACACAACAAGCCATAATAGACCTAGCGACAACCATCATTGCGTATAAATTTACCCATCTGACTCGGCAGGAGGTGGAAGAGATGCTCGGATTTACAACCAGTGAACTCAAAAACAGCCGCTTTTATCAGGAGATCACGGCTGAAGCTCTAGAGCAAGGACGAGAAGAAGGGGAACTGATTGGCCAGCAGCGGGGGCGGCAAGAAGGAGAACAACTTTTAGTTTTGCGGCTATTATCTCAACGGTTTGGCGCACTTCCCCCAGGCCTGGAGGCTGAGATTAAATCCTTATCCTTGGATGATTTAGAGGAATTAGCCCTAGCAATTTTTGAATTTCAAAAAATGGATGATATTGGGGCCTGGTTGCAGCGTCACTGA
- a CDS encoding metallophosphoesterase produces the protein MQLKRRDFLAFGVGLALGPTWAWMQKQRAVVANSPQVPLLRFVAVADTGTGAEGQYAVANAMQAWYKRHPFSLVALAGDNIYNDGEIEKIGAVFEKPYQGLLESGVKFYACLGNHDIRTHNGEDQIHYPGFNMSGRYYTFTQGPVQFFALDTNGGNHWDAQLAWLKEQLSKSTAAWKVVFGHHPIYSSGIYGTNPAMVEQFTPLFEKYRVQLYINGHEHNYERSNPIKGTTYLTVGAGAGIRPVDRSGWTAYSASRLSFASLDVWANQLIIRTVGTDGQVFDQGVIERVS, from the coding sequence ATGCAATTAAAACGTCGCGATTTTTTAGCCTTTGGAGTCGGATTAGCCTTGGGGCCGACCTGGGCCTGGATGCAAAAACAAAGAGCCGTAGTCGCCAATAGTCCTCAAGTTCCCCTGTTGCGGTTTGTCGCTGTGGCCGATACGGGGACGGGGGCCGAGGGGCAATATGCTGTGGCCAATGCGATGCAGGCCTGGTACAAACGTCATCCCTTTTCTTTGGTTGCTCTAGCCGGAGATAACATTTACAACGATGGGGAAATTGAAAAAATTGGCGCGGTCTTTGAAAAACCCTATCAAGGTCTGTTGGAGTCCGGGGTCAAGTTCTACGCCTGTCTAGGAAATCACGACATTCGCACCCACAATGGCGAAGACCAAATTCACTATCCTGGCTTTAATATGAGCGGGCGTTACTATACCTTCACCCAAGGCCCCGTCCAGTTTTTTGCCTTAGATACCAATGGCGGAAATCACTGGGATGCCCAATTGGCCTGGCTAAAAGAGCAACTCAGCAAGAGCACCGCGGCCTGGAAAGTGGTCTTCGGTCATCATCCCATCTACTCCTCAGGCATTTATGGCACCAATCCAGCCATGGTTGAGCAATTCACACCTCTTTTTGAAAAATATCGAGTCCAGCTTTATATCAACGGCCATGAGCATAACTATGAACGGAGTAACCCGATTAAAGGCACAACCTATCTAACTGTGGGGGCCGGGGCCGGAATTCGTCCCGTGGATCGATCTGGGTGGACAGCATATAGTGCCAGCCGCCTCAGTTTTGCCAGCCTAGATGTGTGGGCCAATCAACTCATCATTCGTACCGTTGGCACAGACGGGCAAGTATTTGATCAAGGTGTGATTGAGCGGGTCAGTTAG
- the gatA gene encoding Asp-tRNA(Asn)/Glu-tRNA(Gln) amidotransferase subunit GatA: protein MSVIRELHRQLIQKERSATEITQDYLNRISELEPKIHSYLTITADQALAQAKAIDTKIAAGEDISLLAGIPLGIKDNLCTQGVRTTCASKILANFIPPYESTVTQKLNQAGAILLGKTNLDEFAMGSSTENSAFQVTANPWDLACVPGGSSGGSAAAVAAQECVAALGSDTGGSIRQPASFCGIVGLKPTYGRVSRFGLVAYASSLDQIGPLALTVADAAILLTAIAGYDAQDATSLRVEVPDYGQFVDHGNKKKPLKGKRIGLISETMGAGLQPEVSTAIAAAVNVLEGLGATVQEISCPRFAYGLPTYYIIAPSEASANLARYDGVNFGYRADAESLLEMYTKTRAEGFGSEVKRRIMIGTYALSAGYYDAYYLKAQKVRTLIKEDFANAFAAVDVLISPTAPTTAFQAGEKTADPLSMYLSDLMTIPVNLAGLPGLSLPCGFDQKGRPIGLQLIGNVLREDQIFQVASAYEQATDWHKQQPTL, encoded by the coding sequence ATGTCAGTGATTCGGGAGCTACATCGCCAACTTATCCAGAAAGAACGCTCCGCCACTGAAATTACCCAAGATTACCTCAACCGGATCAGCGAACTTGAACCCAAAATCCACAGTTACTTGACCATTACGGCTGACCAGGCCCTCGCCCAAGCTAAAGCGATAGACACGAAAATTGCCGCGGGAGAAGACATTAGTCTGTTGGCCGGTATTCCTTTGGGTATTAAAGATAATCTCTGTACCCAAGGGGTGAGAACAACCTGTGCCTCTAAGATTCTGGCTAATTTTATCCCTCCCTACGAATCAACTGTGACCCAGAAATTAAACCAGGCCGGAGCGATCCTGCTCGGAAAAACCAACCTGGATGAGTTTGCCATGGGCAGTTCTACGGAAAATTCGGCCTTTCAAGTCACGGCAAATCCCTGGGATCTGGCCTGTGTACCGGGGGGATCATCGGGGGGATCGGCAGCGGCCGTGGCGGCTCAGGAATGTGTGGCGGCCTTGGGTTCCGATACCGGGGGTTCCATTCGTCAACCAGCCTCTTTTTGTGGGATTGTCGGCCTAAAACCAACCTATGGGCGGGTGTCTCGCTTTGGATTAGTGGCCTATGCCTCCTCCTTGGATCAAATTGGCCCCTTGGCTCTAACCGTGGCAGATGCTGCTATTCTGTTGACTGCGATTGCCGGTTATGATGCCCAGGATGCCACCAGTTTGCGGGTCGAGGTGCCTGATTATGGTCAGTTTGTGGATCACGGTAACAAGAAGAAACCCCTGAAAGGCAAACGAATTGGGCTAATTTCGGAAACAATGGGGGCCGGATTGCAGCCGGAAGTTTCGACAGCGATTGCAGCAGCAGTAAACGTTTTGGAGGGCCTGGGGGCCACAGTTCAAGAAATTTCCTGCCCACGTTTTGCCTATGGCTTACCAACCTATTACATCATTGCCCCATCAGAAGCCTCGGCCAATTTAGCCCGCTATGATGGGGTGAATTTTGGCTACCGGGCTGATGCAGAAAGTTTATTGGAGATGTACACCAAGACGCGGGCGGAAGGTTTTGGCAGTGAAGTCAAACGGCGGATTATGATTGGCACCTATGCCCTCTCGGCTGGCTACTATGATGCCTATTATTTGAAAGCTCAAAAAGTCCGCACCCTCATTAAAGAAGATTTTGCCAATGCCTTTGCGGCGGTTGATGTGCTCATTTCACCGACTGCGCCGACAACTGCCTTCCAGGCCGGGGAGAAAACTGCCGATCCCCTGAGTATGTACTTATCTGACTTAATGACCATTCCTGTTAACTTAGCCGGATTGCCAGGATTAAGCTTACCCTGTGGGTTTGATCAAAAAGGTCGCCCCATTGGTTTGCAGTTAATTGGCAATGTTTTACGAGAAGATCAGATTTTTCAAGTCGCCTCTGCCTATGAGCAAGCCACTGATTGGCACAAACAACAGCCCACTCTTTAA
- a CDS encoding protein phosphatase 2C domain-containing protein, with protein MSQPQSQGVSGPLSLATLYCPTCNRENLEAFAHCHACQTPLPKRYLRVIWPDDRAPLEPGSYLAGRFLVRGPDLVLDTQPGDPPPYTDSHLALIEPYLKLFAWRLHIPQVFGLLTQPEPVLLLELGPWGKVDITADLPILQLPQTLTGLTSAVPLRQAWTKAGLFRQLNWLWQLGQLWPVLTQAGVSATLFEPEYLRVEGAILRLVQLTLNPSSETAPELGQLLQAWSEWFPVQAVATQARWTTLRENLPQAADLASTYFQTQIQAWITEVAEDYTFTFDLATQTDKGPRRKRNEDNCYPPSETFLVAESEVLTLVCDGVGGHAGGDVASGLGIQAFTAALPELRHTLISGGDIQTTLETVIHRANDLIAVQNDAEERQDRQRMGTTLVAALAQQAQLYLAHVGDSRAYWITRYGCYQVTLDDDVASREVRLGLSPYRVALNHPYAGSLIQALGVAPSAHLRPTISPLIVDEDSLLLLCSDGLSDLDRVEQYWPTLLLPLLTDANSPTDLRQACQALVELANSRNGHDNVTVALIRFRVQPPEHTPPEPNYVQIFYPSPEELGSDVLLLEENFEPEQILPDSLPPAPENLRLSWLRVAVMVLVITMLAVGGWAWYQGYWLFSPHQSDPSSPPTTNSGY; from the coding sequence GTGAGTCAGCCGCAAAGCCAAGGAGTCTCTGGGCCATTATCCCTGGCCACACTGTATTGCCCGACCTGTAATCGGGAAAATCTGGAGGCCTTTGCCCATTGCCATGCTTGTCAGACTCCCCTGCCAAAGCGATATTTACGGGTGATTTGGCCAGACGATCGTGCCCCCTTAGAACCGGGTAGTTATTTGGCAGGGCGATTTCTAGTGCGCGGGCCGGATTTAGTCCTCGATACCCAACCTGGAGACCCGCCCCCCTATACAGACAGTCACCTGGCTCTGATCGAACCCTATCTGAAACTGTTTGCTTGGCGACTGCATATCCCTCAAGTGTTTGGGCTATTAACGCAGCCGGAACCGGTGTTACTCCTGGAACTCGGCCCCTGGGGAAAAGTGGACATTACGGCTGACCTGCCCATTTTGCAACTGCCCCAAACCCTGACCGGACTCACTAGTGCTGTCCCCCTCCGCCAGGCCTGGACAAAAGCAGGATTATTCCGGCAGTTAAATTGGCTCTGGCAGCTGGGGCAATTGTGGCCAGTCTTAACCCAGGCCGGAGTCAGTGCTACTTTATTTGAGCCGGAGTATTTACGGGTTGAAGGGGCCATTCTGCGGCTTGTCCAGTTAACGTTAAATCCAAGTTCAGAAACAGCCCCAGAACTCGGGCAACTCCTCCAGGCCTGGTCGGAGTGGTTTCCCGTTCAGGCGGTGGCGACCCAAGCAAGATGGACAACTCTGCGGGAAAATTTACCCCAAGCGGCTGACCTGGCCTCGACCTATTTCCAAACGCAGATCCAGGCCTGGATCACAGAAGTGGCTGAGGATTATACCTTTACCTTTGATTTAGCCACCCAAACGGACAAAGGCCCCCGCCGCAAGCGCAATGAAGATAATTGTTACCCGCCATCGGAGACATTTTTGGTGGCTGAGTCCGAAGTTCTCACTCTGGTTTGTGATGGTGTCGGTGGCCATGCGGGGGGTGATGTGGCTTCGGGCCTGGGAATTCAAGCTTTCACCGCAGCCCTCCCAGAATTGAGGCATACTCTCATCAGCGGTGGCGATATCCAGACCACCCTAGAGACTGTGATTCACCGTGCCAATGATTTAATTGCCGTCCAAAATGATGCTGAAGAACGCCAAGACCGGCAACGGATGGGAACAACCCTTGTCGCGGCCCTGGCCCAGCAAGCGCAACTGTATTTAGCCCATGTGGGGGATAGTCGGGCCTATTGGATTACTCGCTATGGCTGCTATCAAGTCACCCTGGATGACGATGTTGCCTCTCGCGAAGTGCGCTTAGGTTTGAGTCCCTATCGAGTCGCCCTGAATCACCCCTATGCAGGCTCTTTAATCCAGGCCTTGGGGGTAGCTCCCTCCGCCCACTTACGGCCGACCATTAGCCCCCTGATTGTGGATGAAGATAGCCTATTGTTGCTTTGCTCCGATGGCCTGAGCGATTTAGACCGGGTTGAGCAGTATTGGCCAACGTTATTATTGCCCCTTTTAACAGATGCCAACAGCCCAACCGATTTACGCCAGGCCTGTCAAGCTTTAGTCGAGCTAGCCAATAGCCGCAATGGCCACGATAATGTCACCGTTGCCCTAATCCGTTTCCGAGTGCAACCCCCTGAACACACCCCACCAGAACCCAACTATGTGCAGATTTTCTATCCCTCACCAGAAGAGTTAGGCAGTGATGTCTTGCTGTTAGAGGAGAACTTTGAACCAGAACAAATTCTTCCAGATTCCCTGCCCCCGGCCCCAGAAAATCTCCGCCTATCTTGGTTGAGGGTGGCCGTGATGGTATTGGTGATTACGATGCTGGCGGTGGGAGGCTGGGCCTGGTACCAAGGCTACTGGCTATTTTCTCCTCATCAGTCTGACCCCTCATCCCCCCCGACCACCAATTCCGGCTATTAA